Proteins co-encoded in one Armatimonadia bacterium genomic window:
- a CDS encoding ComF family protein: MAPPRCAGCGAFSRLPFCEACQAELKYVDGPQCPRCGKPHPPTAPGWPLCGDCRDHPRAALTGARSVGLHTGPLRRAVIEYKFEGRRRLCEPLGEMLVRRFVNEYARPHRLPFEEVAAIVPVPLHPARRRWRGFDQADLLAQEVARGCEKPLWEDVLERVKNTHPLVDMGPRERAEEMHEAFAARKPWKLSGASLLLVDDVYTTGATMMAAARALRQGGAKCVYGLTISRALPEWYILPPGDAER, encoded by the coding sequence GTGGCCCCGCCCCGGTGTGCCGGGTGCGGGGCCTTTTCGCGTCTGCCCTTCTGTGAAGCCTGCCAGGCGGAGCTGAAGTACGTCGACGGGCCGCAGTGTCCCCGCTGTGGCAAGCCACATCCGCCCACTGCACCGGGATGGCCGCTGTGTGGCGACTGCCGGGATCACCCGCGAGCAGCGCTGACCGGTGCACGGTCTGTGGGTCTGCATACCGGGCCCCTGCGACGGGCGGTGATCGAGTACAAGTTCGAGGGTCGGCGTAGGCTGTGCGAGCCCCTGGGTGAGATGCTGGTGCGTCGGTTCGTCAACGAGTATGCGAGGCCACACAGGCTGCCCTTCGAGGAGGTGGCGGCGATCGTGCCGGTGCCGCTGCATCCGGCGCGGCGGAGATGGCGAGGGTTTGACCAGGCGGACCTGCTGGCGCAGGAAGTCGCTCGGGGCTGCGAGAAGCCGCTGTGGGAGGACGTCCTCGAGCGCGTGAAGAACACCCATCCTTTGGTGGACATGGGACCGCGGGAACGGGCTGAGGAGATGCACGAGGCCTTCGCCGCACGCAAGCCCTGGAAGCTGTCCGGCGCGAGCCTGCTACTGGTCGACGATGTGTACACGACCGGAGCGACGATGATGGCAGCAGCCCGGGCCTTGAGGCAGGGCGGCGCGAAGTGTGTCTACGGGCTGACGATCTCGCGAGCCCTTCCTGAGTGGTACATCCTTCCGCCGGGTGATGCAGAGCGCTAG